One region of Permianibacter fluminis genomic DNA includes:
- a CDS encoding GNAT family N-acetyltransferase, giving the protein METDPQMYWLSHAIRTRPATAEVSAVRSDSVHSGLARSEPGTEPDRVLTVLTRDPRRIPADQLHALLQGSYWARGIPLPTVERALQGSQCMAVLAGDQLLAFARAVTDGATFAWICDVIVHPAWRGRGFGKQVVSALLAQPELQGLRRLLLATADAHTLYQQYGFSALKAPERWLELHNPMVYQPVATTSTATTAQSDAPLTSGAH; this is encoded by the coding sequence ATGGAAACCGATCCCCAGATGTACTGGCTCAGCCACGCCATCCGCACCCGCCCGGCCACAGCTGAGGTAAGCGCTGTCCGGTCCGATTCAGTCCATTCCGGCCTCGCCCGGTCCGAACCCGGTACGGAACCGGACCGGGTCCTTACCGTCCTGACCCGCGACCCTCGCCGCATACCGGCCGACCAGCTGCACGCCTTGCTGCAGGGCAGCTATTGGGCGCGCGGCATTCCGTTGCCGACGGTCGAGCGGGCGCTGCAAGGCTCGCAGTGCATGGCGGTGCTGGCTGGCGATCAACTGCTGGCATTCGCCCGCGCCGTCACCGATGGCGCGACCTTCGCCTGGATCTGCGACGTGATTGTCCATCCGGCCTGGCGCGGTCGTGGTTTTGGCAAACAGGTGGTCAGCGCGCTACTGGCCCAACCCGAATTGCAGGGGCTGCGTCGACTGCTTCTGGCTACCGCCGACGCCCACACGCTCTACCAGCAATACGGATTCAGCGCGCTGAAAGCGCCTGAGCGTTGGCTGGAATTGCACAACCCGATGGTCTATCAGCCGGTGGCTACCACATCGACAGCCACTACAGCGCAAAGCGACGCGCCGCTGACCAGCGGCGCTCATTGA
- the pdxR gene encoding MocR-like pyridoxine biosynthesis transcription factor PdxR, with product MRAPLLEEWLAARLDRTNELPLQGQLYRGLREAILAGQLKAGDQLPSTRALAPLLAVARNTVLAAYEQLQAEGYVESRHGAGSFVAAHLPERFIETAAPSADKKAATADIELSRRCVDWLQACELPPRRNAGAFVPAMPDLRGFPFDDFWRLLHKHQRAAPWHWFDYGAGGGLPALREAIANHLQVARAVRCTAEQVIVTSSTQNSLDLCLRILADVGDALVQEEPGYHGARASAIAAGLQMVPVAVDEDGLRTDDLPAVSAQTAAPKLIYITPSHQYPLGSVMSLPRRQALLAYAARHGSYILEDDYDSEIRFNGRPLASLQGLDEHERVLYLGTFSKVLYPALRIAYIVVPTALVPAFRRSQERLQGVGNYPTQAALAEFISTGKLASHIRKMRVQYAERNALLQQLLAPYLGADWQLLGGDAGLHFVLQARCAFDDVALANAADARGIMMRPLSPYYVGADKQYGFMLGYAAADSHELKRGIAVLRSLLGWK from the coding sequence ATGCGGGCGCCGCTACTGGAAGAATGGCTGGCAGCACGTCTGGACCGGACCAACGAACTGCCGCTGCAGGGCCAGCTGTATCGCGGTCTGCGCGAGGCGATTCTGGCCGGCCAGCTGAAAGCCGGCGATCAACTGCCCTCGACGCGCGCACTCGCGCCGCTGCTGGCGGTCGCCCGCAACACCGTGCTGGCGGCCTATGAGCAGTTGCAGGCCGAAGGCTATGTCGAGAGCCGGCACGGTGCCGGCAGTTTTGTCGCGGCGCATTTGCCGGAACGGTTTATCGAAACCGCTGCGCCGAGTGCCGACAAAAAAGCGGCGACGGCGGACATCGAGTTGTCGCGTCGCTGCGTCGACTGGTTGCAGGCCTGCGAGTTGCCACCACGGCGCAATGCCGGTGCGTTTGTGCCGGCGATGCCGGATTTGCGTGGCTTCCCTTTCGATGATTTTTGGCGGCTGCTGCACAAGCATCAACGCGCGGCGCCATGGCATTGGTTTGATTACGGCGCCGGTGGCGGCTTGCCGGCATTGCGCGAGGCCATTGCCAATCATTTGCAAGTGGCGCGCGCCGTGCGTTGCACTGCCGAACAAGTGATCGTCACCAGCAGCACCCAGAACTCACTCGATCTGTGTCTGCGCATTCTGGCCGACGTTGGCGACGCGCTGGTGCAGGAAGAGCCCGGTTATCACGGAGCCCGTGCCAGTGCCATCGCCGCCGGTTTGCAGATGGTGCCGGTCGCGGTCGATGAGGATGGTTTGCGCACCGATGATCTGCCCGCGGTGTCGGCGCAAACGGCAGCGCCGAAACTGATTTACATCACGCCGTCGCATCAGTATCCGCTGGGCTCGGTCATGAGTTTGCCACGTCGACAGGCGCTGCTGGCCTACGCGGCACGCCACGGCAGTTACATTCTGGAAGACGATTACGATTCGGAAATCCGGTTCAACGGCCGGCCGCTAGCATCGTTGCAAGGGCTCGATGAACACGAGCGCGTGCTCTATCTCGGTACGTTCAGCAAGGTACTGTATCCGGCGCTACGTATTGCTTACATCGTGGTGCCGACGGCGCTGGTGCCGGCATTCCGGCGCAGTCAGGAACGTCTGCAGGGAGTCGGCAATTATCCGACTCAGGCGGCGCTGGCTGAATTCATCAGCACCGGCAAATTGGCGTCGCACATTCGCAAGATGCGGGTGCAATACGCTGAGCGAAACGCGTTGCTGCAACAGTTGCTGGCGCCGTATCTCGGTGCCGACTGGCAACTGCTGGGCGGCGATGCCGGCTTGCATTTTGTGCTACAGGCGCGCTGCGCATTCGATGATGTCGCGCTGGCCAATGCCGCCGATGCCCGCGGCATCATGATGCGGCCGCTGTCGCCGTATTATGTCGGCGCCGACAAACAGTACGGCTTCATGCTCGGATACGCAGCCGCTGATAGCCACGAACTGAAGCGAGGCATTGCCGTGCTGAGGAGTCTGCTTGGCTGGAAATAG
- a CDS encoding YdcH family protein — MPQIVDDHNLFREFPEFSDRIEFLWQEDNEFASAAEEYHALDKQIRGLQMNSIPTSDFHFEELKKRRCMLKDKLYNMIALPYSSPSSYYKYR, encoded by the coding sequence ATGCCGCAGATCGTTGACGATCACAATTTGTTTCGCGAATTTCCGGAGTTTAGCGACCGGATCGAGTTTCTCTGGCAGGAGGACAATGAGTTCGCGTCAGCAGCCGAAGAATATCACGCCCTCGACAAGCAGATTCGTGGTCTGCAGATGAACAGCATTCCCACCTCGGATTTCCATTTCGAAGAACTCAAGAAACGCCGCTGCATGTTGAAGGACAAGCTCTACAACATGATTGCGCTACCTTACAGCAGCCCGTCTTCGTATTACAAATATCGCTAA
- a CDS encoding CDGSH iron-sulfur domain-containing protein → MTEPTDRPRIAKRGPYPITVQTGKRYFWCACGRSGNQPFCDGSHKGTGFNPVEFVAEENEVVHFCGCKHSADQPICDGTHHKVGGC, encoded by the coding sequence ATGACTGAGCCCACCGACCGTCCCCGCATTGCCAAGCGCGGGCCGTATCCGATTACCGTACAAACCGGCAAACGCTACTTCTGGTGCGCTTGTGGCAGAAGCGGCAATCAACCGTTCTGCGATGGCTCGCACAAAGGTACCGGTTTTAACCCGGTCGAGTTTGTCGCGGAAGAAAACGAAGTGGTGCATTTCTGTGGCTGCAAACACAGCGCTGACCAGCCGATCTGCGATGGTACGCATCATAAGGTGGGAGGTTGTTAA
- the fusA gene encoding elongation factor G — protein sequence MPGKSIHQIRNLALVGAAGAGKTTLAEQLLVQMSAVASAGSIERGSTVCDFEPLEKELGHSLEVALCHGELAGHDINILDTPGYPDFLGRTLSVLPAVETAVLVINASNGIERLSERLFTAVRERGLDCFIVVNKIDAAGVDCAYVLSQIQQRLGKECLPINLPAAHATAVRDCYFEPVRGSCDFGDVSSAHDAIVDQIVELDEALMARYLEQGESLNPEQLHGPFEQALREGHVVPVCFVSSRTGVGIKELLRVLVELAPNPTEGNPPPFLKGEGSQAKPIAVSHDADKHVLAHVFKVAIDPYVGRIAYARVHQGSLQVGQQLFAGDARKAFKLGHLLSVQGKQQKEINKAGPGDIVAISKIDELHYGAVIHDSHDEDHHHLKAIALPTPLHGLALKPVKHGDEPKLSDALHKLAAEDPSLHIEHRASLNETVLMGLGELHLKIALRKMKERSNIEVETHIPSVAYRETITLAAEGHARHKKQTGGAGQFGEVHLRVKPLERGAGFEFVDDVVGGAIPGQFIPAVEKGVREVLQSGAIAGHPLQDIQVSVYDGKYHTVDSKEVAFITAGKKAMLDAIDKAKPVVLEPIVRLTIDVSGPCVGDITGELTGRRGLITGTDSGHGGRALISSLLPIAELPAFQLRLKSISGGDGTFSMELSHYETVPPAIQKELAGKYQRKEDED from the coding sequence ATGCCCGGCAAAAGCATTCACCAGATCCGCAATCTCGCCCTGGTTGGCGCCGCCGGCGCCGGCAAAACCACTCTCGCCGAACAACTGCTGGTGCAAATGAGCGCGGTCGCCAGCGCCGGCAGCATCGAACGCGGCAGCACCGTCTGCGATTTTGAACCGCTCGAAAAAGAGCTCGGCCATTCGCTGGAAGTCGCGCTCTGTCACGGCGAACTGGCCGGGCATGACATCAATATTCTCGATACCCCCGGTTATCCCGATTTTCTCGGCCGCACGCTGTCGGTACTGCCGGCAGTGGAGACTGCCGTGCTGGTCATCAACGCCAGCAACGGCATCGAGCGGCTCAGCGAACGCTTGTTCACGGCCGTGCGCGAACGCGGTCTGGATTGCTTTATCGTGGTCAACAAAATCGACGCCGCCGGCGTCGATTGCGCGTATGTGCTCAGCCAGATTCAGCAGCGACTGGGCAAGGAATGCCTGCCGATCAATCTGCCAGCGGCGCATGCCACGGCGGTGCGCGATTGCTATTTCGAACCGGTGCGCGGCAGCTGCGATTTTGGCGATGTCAGCAGTGCTCATGATGCCATCGTCGATCAAATCGTCGAGCTCGATGAAGCGCTGATGGCGCGCTATCTCGAACAAGGTGAAAGCCTGAACCCCGAGCAATTGCACGGGCCGTTCGAACAGGCATTGCGTGAAGGCCATGTCGTGCCGGTCTGCTTTGTTTCCAGTCGCACCGGTGTCGGTATCAAGGAGCTGTTGCGCGTACTGGTTGAGCTCGCGCCCAACCCGACCGAAGGCAATCCGCCACCGTTCCTGAAAGGCGAGGGCAGTCAGGCCAAACCGATTGCGGTCAGTCACGATGCCGACAAGCATGTGCTGGCGCACGTATTCAAAGTGGCGATAGATCCGTATGTTGGCCGTATCGCTTATGCCCGCGTGCATCAGGGCAGCTTGCAGGTCGGTCAGCAATTATTTGCCGGCGATGCTCGCAAGGCGTTCAAGCTCGGCCATTTGCTGTCGGTACAGGGAAAGCAGCAAAAAGAAATCAACAAGGCCGGCCCCGGCGACATTGTCGCGATCAGCAAGATCGATGAACTGCATTACGGTGCTGTCATTCACGATTCACATGATGAAGATCACCACCACCTGAAAGCCATCGCCTTGCCCACGCCGCTGCACGGTCTGGCGCTGAAGCCGGTCAAACACGGCGATGAACCGAAGCTGTCCGATGCCTTGCACAAACTTGCCGCCGAAGATCCCAGCCTGCACATCGAACATCGCGCCAGCCTCAATGAAACGGTGCTGATGGGCCTCGGTGAACTGCATCTGAAAATCGCGCTGCGGAAAATGAAAGAGCGCTCGAACATCGAGGTGGAAACCCATATTCCGTCGGTCGCCTACCGCGAAACCATTACGCTGGCCGCTGAAGGTCATGCCCGACACAAAAAGCAAACCGGTGGCGCCGGCCAGTTTGGCGAAGTGCATCTGCGCGTCAAACCACTGGAGCGCGGTGCCGGTTTTGAATTTGTTGACGATGTCGTTGGCGGCGCCATTCCCGGCCAGTTCATTCCTGCGGTGGAGAAGGGCGTGCGTGAGGTGTTGCAATCCGGCGCCATCGCCGGCCATCCGCTGCAGGACATTCAGGTCAGCGTGTACGACGGCAAATACCACACGGTGGATTCGAAAGAAGTGGCGTTCATCACCGCCGGCAAGAAAGCCATGCTCGACGCCATCGACAAAGCCAAGCCCGTGGTATTGGAACCCATCGTCCGGCTGACCATCGATGTCAGCGGCCCCTGTGTCGGCGATATCACCGGTGAATTGACCGGCCGGCGCGGCCTGATCACCGGCACCGACAGCGGCCACGGCGGCCGTGCCCTGATCAGCTCGCTGCTACCGATTGCCGAACTGCCGGCGTTTCAATTGCGACTGAAATCGATCAGTGGCGGTGATGGCACGTTCAGCATGGAACTGAGCCACTACGAAACGGTGCCGCCGGCGATACAGAAAGAGTTGGCCGGTAAATACCAGCGTAAGGAGGATGAGGACTGA
- the rpmG gene encoding 50S ribosomal protein L33: protein MRDKIKLVSTAGTGYYYTTDKNKRTTPEKLALKKYDPVVRKHVEFKEAKIK, encoded by the coding sequence ATGCGTGACAAGATCAAACTGGTATCGACCGCTGGCACCGGCTATTACTACACGACCGACAAAAACAAGCGCACCACCCCGGAAAAGCTCGCACTGAAAAAGTACGATCCGGTTGTGCGCAAGCATGTCGAGTTCAAGGAAGCCAAGATCAAGTAA
- the rpmB gene encoding 50S ribosomal protein L28: MSRVCMVTGKATITGNNISHSNRHTRRRFLPNLHWHRFWVESEKRFVRLRVSSKGMRIIDKNGIDAVLVDVRAQGIKV, encoded by the coding sequence ATGTCCCGCGTTTGCATGGTTACCGGTAAGGCAACAATCACCGGCAACAACATTTCTCACTCGAATCGGCACACCCGTCGCCGTTTCCTGCCCAATCTGCACTGGCACCGTTTCTGGGTCGAGAGCGAAAAGCGCTTCGTGCGCCTGCGCGTCTCGTCCAAGGGCATGCGTATCATCGACAAGAACGGCATCGACGCCGTGCTGGTTGATGTCCGTGCCCAAGGCATCAAGGTTTAA
- the radC gene encoding RadC family protein → MAITDLPLDARPREKLLARGPDALTDAELLAVLLRVGVRGKSAIELGQQLLEQCGGLPGLLQADSAARLKLPGLGPAKSAGLLAALELSRRGLAAELQRGPAFSQPAQVRRYLQAELAGERNEVFLALFLDTRHRLIASERLFQGSIDGASVYPRVLVQKAMLHNAAALIVAHNHPSGVAEPSAADEALTRTLKEALALVDVRLLDHIVVSQGSTVSLAERGLM, encoded by the coding sequence ATGGCCATTACCGATCTGCCTCTGGATGCCCGCCCGCGCGAAAAACTGCTCGCCCGCGGCCCCGATGCCCTGACCGATGCCGAATTGCTGGCGGTGCTGCTGCGTGTGGGTGTGCGCGGCAAAAGCGCCATCGAACTCGGCCAGCAATTGCTCGAGCAATGCGGCGGCCTGCCCGGGCTGCTGCAAGCGGACAGCGCGGCCCGGCTGAAGCTGCCGGGACTCGGTCCGGCCAAATCGGCCGGCCTGCTGGCGGCACTAGAGCTGTCCCGGCGCGGCTTGGCGGCCGAACTGCAACGCGGCCCGGCCTTCAGCCAGCCGGCGCAGGTCCGGCGCTATCTGCAGGCCGAGCTTGCCGGCGAGCGCAATGAAGTCTTTCTGGCGTTGTTTCTCGATACCCGGCACCGGCTGATCGCCAGCGAACGGCTGTTTCAGGGCAGCATCGACGGTGCCAGCGTCTACCCTCGGGTGCTGGTGCAAAAGGCCATGCTGCACAACGCCGCCGCCCTGATCGTGGCCCACAACCACCCGTCCGGAGTGGCCGAGCCGTCAGCCGCCGACGAGGCGCTGACCCGAACCCTGAAAGAGGCGCTGGCACTGGTTGATGTCCGGCTGCTCGACCATATCGTGGTCAGCCAAGGCAGCACGGTCAGTCTGGCCGAACGGGGCCTGATGTAG
- the coaBC gene encoding bifunctional phosphopantothenoylcysteine decarboxylase/phosphopantothenate--cysteine ligase CoaBC produces MAELCTTVSPASLQGKRILLGVTGGIAAYKSAELTRRLKDEGAEVRVVMTKGAREFVTPLTFQAVSGNPVGTDLLDPAAEAAMGHIELARWADLVLIAPASADVIAKMAAGLADDLLTTLVLATAAPMLVAPAMNQQMYAHPATQANLATLKTRGVLLLGPASGNQACGEVGPGRLLEPLELVAMVSAYFVPKSLLGKKIVITAGPTREPIDPVRYLSNHSSGKMGYALAEAAVAAGAETVLVSGQVSLPVPPGVRRLSVESAAEMHAAVLAEIGNSAIFIGCAAVADYRLASVAAQKIKKTSDELELKLIKNPDILADVSARPDRPFCVGFAAETEQVLTHAESKLQRKKLDMICANDVSQSGLGFGCDDNAVTVLMRTDAGAGVRQQALPAQNKRLLARALISLIASEYLSRHG; encoded by the coding sequence GTGGCCGAGCTTTGTACAACAGTGTCGCCGGCGTCCCTGCAGGGCAAACGGATTCTGCTTGGCGTCACCGGCGGCATCGCTGCCTATAAATCGGCCGAGCTGACTCGCCGGCTGAAAGATGAAGGCGCCGAGGTCCGGGTCGTGATGACCAAGGGCGCCCGCGAATTCGTCACCCCACTGACGTTTCAGGCGGTGTCCGGCAATCCGGTTGGTACCGATCTGCTGGATCCGGCAGCTGAAGCCGCGATGGGTCATATCGAGCTGGCGCGATGGGCGGATCTGGTGCTGATCGCGCCGGCCAGTGCCGATGTCATTGCCAAGATGGCGGCCGGCCTTGCCGATGATCTGCTGACCACGCTGGTGCTGGCGACCGCCGCGCCGATGCTGGTGGCGCCAGCCATGAACCAGCAGATGTACGCGCACCCGGCGACCCAGGCCAATCTGGCGACCCTGAAAACGCGCGGCGTGCTGCTGCTCGGCCCGGCGTCCGGCAATCAGGCCTGTGGCGAAGTCGGCCCCGGCCGCTTGCTCGAACCGCTGGAACTGGTTGCCATGGTCAGCGCTTACTTCGTGCCGAAGTCACTGCTGGGCAAGAAAATAGTCATCACGGCCGGGCCAACCCGGGAGCCGATCGACCCGGTCCGTTACCTGTCCAATCACAGCTCCGGCAAGATGGGCTATGCCCTGGCCGAAGCGGCCGTTGCCGCCGGCGCCGAAACGGTGCTGGTGTCCGGCCAGGTCAGTTTGCCGGTGCCGCCCGGCGTGCGCCGTCTCAGCGTCGAAAGCGCCGCCGAGATGCATGCCGCGGTGCTGGCTGAAATCGGCAACAGCGCCATTTTTATCGGCTGTGCCGCCGTGGCCGATTACCGGTTGGCCAGCGTGGCCGCGCAGAAAATCAAGAAAACCAGCGATGAGCTGGAGCTCAAGCTCATCAAGAATCCGGACATTCTGGCCGACGTCTCGGCACGCCCGGACCGGCCTTTCTGCGTCGGCTTCGCGGCTGAAACGGAGCAGGTGCTTACTCACGCTGAAAGCAAGCTACAGCGCAAAAAACTGGATATGATTTGCGCCAATGATGTGTCGCAGAGCGGGCTGGGCTTTGGCTGCGACGACAATGCCGTCACGGTCCTGATGCGGACCGACGCCGGTGCCGGTGTGCGCCAGCAGGCGTTGCCGGCGCAGAACAAACGCCTGCTGGCGCGGGCGCTGATTTCGCTGATTGCTTCGGAGTACCTGAGCCGCCATGGCTGA
- the dut gene encoding dUTP diphosphatase produces MADVSVKEVQLKILNPKVGSEFPLPAYATDGSAGMDLRACLDAPLVVEPGQSVLIPTGLALYIGDPGLAATILPRSGLGHKHGIVLGNLVGLIDSDYQGELLISCWNRSQHAYTVQPGERIAQLVIVPVVQPRLRVVETFTATARGSGGFGHSGQH; encoded by the coding sequence ATGGCTGACGTGTCTGTTAAAGAAGTCCAACTGAAAATCCTGAACCCGAAAGTCGGCAGCGAGTTTCCGCTGCCGGCCTATGCCACCGACGGCTCGGCCGGCATGGATCTGCGCGCCTGCCTCGACGCGCCGCTTGTGGTCGAGCCGGGCCAGAGCGTGCTGATCCCGACCGGCCTCGCCCTTTATATTGGTGACCCCGGTCTGGCCGCGACCATCCTGCCGCGTTCGGGGCTGGGCCATAAACATGGCATCGTGCTCGGCAATCTGGTTGGCCTCATCGATTCCGACTACCAGGGCGAGCTGCTCATCTCCTGTTGGAACCGCAGCCAGCATGCCTATACTGTCCAGCCGGGCGAGCGCATTGCCCAGCTGGTGATTGTGCCGGTGGTCCAGCCCCGCTTGCGGGTGGTTGAGACCTTCACCGCCACCGCGCGTGGAAGCGGTGGCTTCGGCCATTCCGGTCAGCACTGA
- a CDS encoding phosphomannomutase/phosphoglucomutase gives MKKREKPVAVKARPENKKEGAAASPASGVAKSALALGGKWLGLSLLAVMAVGAALYFLTVSGPATLRAGQYTETLLGNAADRIEQQLTFIRSRLTVAAGDSTIAAAFTAADPATLMATEQTLARQFPEVLGIRLLAADWHELDMNSSLPISNVTLDLLRQARQKKPVQVELVLPGKPRQHIALIEPVKVNNEIVGFVLAGMKLEVLQQALAGTQGSPGYLELSQDFSDAAQTVASRGDNSLKSGVAAPYSRDLAGAPWKLAYWPTAEEGATNSTLEITYWGSLALLLLAVGGAGVMLIRTLDQAQHQDAARLLKALLDARSSDGKLAPERYDLAVFKDMAVTLARHEWAGKAQAAANAAAAAAAPVNALPATGSQPVLAAPEAGRIRLNAEIFRAYDIRGVVGDSLTAEVVKQIGRAIGSEAFDRGEQKIVIARDGRLSGPELLTALKQGLLESGRDVVDLGAVPTPLLYFATHYLSTRSGVMLTGSHNPSEYNGLKIVIAGETLAGDDIQRLRERIENGNLLSGRGSSESLSINEDYIAQITGDIALAQPLKVVIDCGNGIAGAVAPTLYKALGCEVVELFCDVDGRFPNHHPDPSKPENLKKLIATVLETGADIGLAFDGDGDRLGVIDSTGKIIWADRQLMLYSMDVLSRHPGTDIIYDVKCSRHLARVITGHGGRPLMWRTGHSFIKAKMRETGALLAGEQSGHIFFKERWFGFDDAIYTGARLLEILAADFRKSADIFKSLPEGVSTPELNMTISEQRKFAFVDRLAKQGQFAGGQINTTDGIRVDFSDGWGLVRASNTTPSLVIRFEADTDAALIRIQELFRGQMLAIDPAVQLPF, from the coding sequence GTGAAAAAACGCGAGAAACCCGTTGCCGTCAAGGCCCGTCCCGAGAACAAGAAAGAAGGCGCTGCCGCCAGCCCGGCCAGCGGTGTGGCCAAAAGTGCGCTGGCACTCGGTGGCAAATGGCTGGGCTTGTCGCTGCTGGCCGTGATGGCGGTCGGGGCGGCGCTGTATTTCCTGACCGTGTCCGGACCGGCCACCCTGCGCGCCGGCCAATACACCGAAACCCTGCTGGGCAATGCTGCCGACCGCATCGAGCAGCAGCTGACCTTTATCCGTTCGCGACTAACGGTTGCCGCTGGCGACAGCACCATCGCCGCCGCCTTTACTGCTGCCGATCCGGCGACCCTGATGGCGACCGAGCAAACCCTGGCCCGGCAATTCCCGGAAGTGCTCGGCATCCGCTTGCTGGCGGCCGACTGGCATGAGCTGGATATGAATAGCTCGCTGCCCATCAGCAACGTCACCCTGGATCTGCTGCGCCAGGCCCGGCAGAAAAAGCCGGTGCAGGTTGAGTTGGTGCTGCCGGGCAAGCCGCGCCAGCACATCGCGCTGATTGAACCGGTCAAGGTCAACAACGAGATCGTCGGTTTTGTCCTGGCCGGCATGAAGCTGGAAGTGCTGCAGCAAGCGCTGGCCGGTACCCAAGGCTCGCCGGGTTACCTTGAACTGTCGCAAGATTTCTCCGATGCCGCCCAAACCGTTGCCAGCCGTGGTGACAACAGTTTGAAGAGCGGTGTCGCGGCGCCGTACAGCCGCGATTTGGCCGGTGCGCCGTGGAAACTGGCGTACTGGCCGACAGCCGAAGAAGGCGCGACCAACAGCACGCTGGAAATCACCTATTGGGGATCATTGGCGCTGCTGCTGCTTGCCGTCGGCGGTGCCGGCGTCATGCTGATCCGGACGCTTGATCAGGCTCAGCATCAGGATGCCGCGCGTTTGCTGAAAGCCCTGCTCGATGCCCGCAGCAGCGACGGCAAGCTGGCGCCGGAGCGTTACGATCTGGCCGTGTTCAAGGACATGGCGGTGACGCTGGCCCGGCACGAATGGGCGGGCAAAGCCCAGGCGGCGGCGAACGCGGCAGCAGCGGCTGCCGCACCGGTCAACGCCTTGCCAGCAACCGGCAGCCAGCCGGTGCTGGCCGCGCCGGAAGCGGGCCGCATCCGGCTCAATGCGGAAATTTTCCGCGCTTACGATATTCGCGGCGTGGTCGGCGACTCGCTGACCGCCGAAGTGGTCAAGCAAATCGGTCGCGCCATTGGTTCGGAAGCATTTGATCGCGGCGAGCAGAAAATTGTCATCGCCCGCGATGGTCGCCTGTCCGGGCCGGAATTGCTGACCGCGTTGAAGCAAGGCCTGCTGGAAAGCGGCCGCGATGTGGTCGATCTCGGTGCCGTACCGACCCCGCTGCTGTATTTCGCCACCCATTACCTGTCGACCCGTTCTGGCGTGATGCTGACCGGCAGCCACAATCCGTCCGAATACAACGGTCTGAAAATTGTCATCGCGGGCGAAACGCTGGCCGGTGACGATATCCAGCGGCTGCGTGAGCGCATCGAAAACGGCAACCTGCTGTCCGGTCGCGGCAGCAGCGAAAGCCTGTCGATCAACGAAGATTACATCGCGCAAATCACCGGCGACATTGCGCTCGCCCAGCCGCTGAAAGTCGTGATCGATTGCGGCAACGGCATTGCCGGCGCGGTGGCACCGACGCTATACAAAGCGCTCGGCTGTGAAGTTGTCGAATTGTTCTGTGATGTCGATGGCCGCTTCCCGAATCACCATCCGGATCCGTCCAAGCCGGAAAACCTGAAGAAGCTAATTGCCACCGTGCTGGAAACTGGCGCCGACATCGGCCTGGCATTCGATGGCGATGGTGATCGCCTCGGTGTGATCGATTCGACCGGCAAGATCATCTGGGCCGATCGTCAGCTGATGCTGTACTCGATGGATGTGCTGTCACGTCACCCCGGCACCGACATCATTTACGACGTCAAATGCTCACGCCATCTGGCGCGCGTGATCACCGGCCACGGCGGCCGGCCGCTGATGTGGCGCACCGGGCACTCGTTCATCAAAGCCAAAATGCGGGAAACGGGGGCGTTGCTCGCCGGTGAACAAAGCGGCCACATTTTCTTCAAGGAACGCTGGTTCGGTTTTGATGACGCCATTTACACCGGCGCCCGCCTGCTGGAAATTCTGGCCGCGGATTTCCGCAAGTCGGCCGATATTTTCAAGAGCTTGCCGGAAGGCGTGTCAACGCCAGAATTGAACATGACGATCAGCGAACAGCGCAAATTCGCTTTTGTTGATCGCTTGGCCAAGCAGGGCCAGTTTGCCGGTGGTCAGATCAACACGACCGACGGCATCCGGGTCGACTTTTCCGATGGCTGGGGTCTGGTCCGGGCATCGAATACCACACCGAGTCTGGTGATCCGCTTTGAAGCCGATACCGACGCGGCGCTGATCCGCATTCAGGAGTTGTTCCGCGGACAGATGCTGGCGATTGATCCGGCTGTGCAGCTGCCGTTTTGA